DNA from Fibrobacter sp. UWB15:
TCTCGCTTGGTACCCGCGGAAATGCCAATGGGGTAGACTTGAACCGCAATTTTCCGACCGACAACTGGAGCGGCGAACCGGTACAAACCCGTTCCATTCTTGAAGCTCCCCGGGATACGTTTCTTTCTGCAGGGGCTGCTCCCTGCAGTGAGCCTGAAACCGCAGCTCTCATTTCGTTGATTCAAAAGCTTGCCCCTAAAACAGTTCTTTCGATGCATGCGCCCATTGCTTGTGTCGATTCCCCTGTGCGCTCGGCGATGGTGGATTCGCTCTGTGAAATCTTCGGCGTTCCTTGGCTGCCCGATATCGGGTACCCGACACCCGGCAGCCTCGGTACTTGGTGCAAGCAACAAAAAAGTCCAGAGTGCATTACTCTGGAACTTCCTAGAATGTCTTTAGAGGCTTTGTTTGACCGCTACGCCCATTCGTTTGCGCAGTGGCTTAAAATGGTCTAGCGGCGTTCTTCAATTTTGTTCTTTTCGGCGTTTTCAATGATACGCTTACGCTGGACAAGTCCGATGGTGAATCCGACAACCAGGTAAGTAGAACAAAGAACCAGCAGGTATTCCAAAATGAAGGGAACCTTTTCTGAAATGAACAGGAAACCACAGATGTAGGTGATGACGATCAAGATAGCCTGGCCGATGTTGAACAGCTGGTTCTTGCGGGGCTG
Protein-coding regions in this window:
- the mpaA gene encoding murein tripeptide amidase MpaA, with amino-acid sequence MRSTLSQSFSEYGHSVLGAKLRYIPCKGRCRLLVIAGIHGEEPETTFLLSRAMRMFEEPFESVALVLCANPDGVSLGTRGNANGVDLNRNFPTDNWSGEPVQTRSILEAPRDTFLSAGAAPCSEPETAALISLIQKLAPKTVLSMHAPIACVDSPVRSAMVDSLCEIFGVPWLPDIGYPTPGSLGTWCKQQKSPECITLELPRMSLEALFDRYAHSFAQWLKMV